The sequence GGAACTTATCGGCATCTGTCGAAGGAATGGGCCTTTCCATGAAATCCTGTTCCAAAATACCAGGTTCCTGTGAGTGAAGATCAATCCTGACAACGTCTATGCAACTGACGGCCGAGCAAGCATTCCTAGCAGACAATGCACCGACTTCAAGTAGACGAAGCCGGGTTTCGCAATTTGTCAGCCCATCCAACGCCGGTTTGAGCCATTCAATGAGAACCTTGCTGGAATCGCCGCCGCGGTCTTTTGATTGCCCCGTTTTGCTGGCCAGTTGATAACTCTTGAGTCCGCCAAGAGCCTCAATCTTCTTGTCAAGTTCATGGACCTCTTGCTCGTTGCCATCTGCGAGTGCTCGGGCACGCTTTTTGTGGAGCTGGTGGTGTGATCGAATCAAGGTTCGCGTTGCCCTTGCCGATAGGGATGCGATTGGTTTCTGTATCGTCGGAGGTCTGCCATGCGAGAGTGATTTCGGCCTCTTGTTTCGCGCTACCTTCACCATATTTCGC is a genomic window of Coccidioides posadasii str. Silveira chromosome 3, complete sequence containing:
- a CDS encoding uncharacterized protein (EggNog:ENOG410PI7W~COG:S~BUSCO:12837at33183), which codes for MVKVARNKRPKSLSHGRPPTIQKPIASLSARATRTLIRSHHQLHKKRARALADGNEQEVHELDKKIEALGGLKSYQLASKTGQSKDRGGDSSKVLIEWLKPALDGLTNCETRLRLLEVGALSARNACSAVSCIDVVRIDLHSQEPGILEQDFMERPIPSTDADKFHIISLSLVLNYVPDATTRGDMLRHTSAFLTSTLPTSNGSLRKLAPCLFLVLPAACVLNSRYFTEERLQDMMSSLGFSIIRRKLTQKLIYQLWKYNRPANPKSGGFEKKMVNPGAKRNNFTVILTPAE